Proteins encoded together in one Caballeronia sp. NK8 window:
- a CDS encoding glycosyl hydrolase, which produces MRILVAAVLVFGALLCASVLIFARSGTSDAYHSSRSAVPKADAAGHATPKISCGKGSTGVFYGIAGHLEHRGAYRMSDYGLQISQLRDLGVTMYAQDVSNEESAHMVADFARAAAKQCIGVLALVTPFEQEKRANEQETFERGYALGKIAGRMLKGLVTYYQVGNEYDNWTILGSDRSGEHPSDYDNARFMKARGSILGLIKGIRETNPDAKILLTSFSWLHYGFTDMLYAGTQPDGSKGHPIPQWDITAWHWYSNMGSITAAGQNKVNVLERLRDSYGKPIWITEYGVRPTHEDPAGYLVGKDALKGFVSLAKTYNIQNVTLYELYDDQRYGGDGNYGVIHDDGKTRKSRFDTVRDFIKANPMP; this is translated from the coding sequence ATGCGAATTCTGGTGGCTGCGGTATTGGTGTTTGGCGCGTTGCTGTGCGCTTCGGTGCTGATCTTCGCGCGCAGCGGCACGTCCGACGCCTACCACAGCAGTCGCTCGGCCGTCCCCAAGGCGGATGCCGCGGGCCACGCGACGCCGAAGATTTCCTGCGGCAAGGGGTCGACCGGCGTGTTCTATGGCATCGCGGGACATCTGGAACATCGTGGCGCGTATCGCATGAGCGACTATGGTCTGCAGATTTCACAACTGCGTGATCTTGGTGTCACGATGTACGCGCAAGATGTGTCGAACGAGGAAAGCGCGCACATGGTCGCGGATTTCGCGCGCGCGGCGGCGAAGCAATGCATCGGCGTGCTCGCGCTCGTGACGCCCTTCGAACAGGAGAAGCGCGCGAACGAGCAGGAAACGTTCGAGCGCGGCTATGCGCTCGGCAAGATCGCGGGACGCATGCTGAAGGGGCTCGTCACGTACTATCAGGTGGGCAACGAGTACGACAACTGGACGATCCTCGGCTCGGACCGCAGCGGTGAACATCCGTCGGATTACGACAACGCGAGGTTCATGAAGGCGCGCGGATCGATCCTCGGCTTGATCAAAGGCATACGCGAGACGAACCCGGACGCGAAGATCCTGCTGACATCGTTCAGCTGGCTTCACTACGGCTTCACGGACATGCTCTATGCGGGTACGCAGCCCGACGGCAGCAAGGGCCATCCGATTCCGCAATGGGACATCACCGCGTGGCACTGGTACTCGAACATGGGATCGATCACGGCGGCGGGACAGAACAAGGTCAACGTGCTGGAGCGGTTGCGCGACAGTTACGGCAAGCCCATCTGGATCACGGAATATGGCGTGCGGCCGACTCATGAGGACCCGGCGGGCTATCTCGTCGGCAAGGATGCGTTGAAGGGATTCGTGTCGCTTGCAAAAACTTACAACATTCAGAATGTGACGTTGTACGAGCTATACGATGATCAACGCTACGGCGGCGATGGCAACTACGGCGTGATTCACGATGACGGTAAAACGCGCAAATCGCGCTTCGATACGGTGCGCGACTTCATCAAGGCGAACCCGATGCCGTGA